The Peromyscus maniculatus bairdii isolate BWxNUB_F1_BW_parent chromosome 14, HU_Pman_BW_mat_3.1, whole genome shotgun sequence genomic interval TGTGTCTTGTAGATCTTGCTggatcagaaagacagaagaaaaccaaggcTGAAGGGGACCGCCTGAAAGAGGGTATTCATATTAACCGAGGACTCCTATGCTTGGGAAATGTAATCAGTGCTCTTGGAGACGGCAAAAAGGGTAGCTTTGTGCCCTACAGAGATTCCAAGTTAACTCGCCTGCTTCAAGATTCTCTGGGAGGTAACAGCCACACTCTTATGATTGCTTGTGTGAGTCCTGCTGACTCCAGTCTAGAGGAAACATTAAATACTCTACGCTATGCTGACAGAGctagaaaaatcaaaaacaaacctGTTATTAATACTGATCCCCAGATGGCTGAACTTAATCATCTGAAGTATCAGGTTCAACAGCTACAGGTCTTGCTGCTACAGGCACGTGGAGGTAGCCTGCCTGGATCTATAAACGCAGAACCATCAGAGACTCTCCAATCTCTGATGGAGAAGAACCAGtccctgatagaagagaatgaaAAATTAAGTCATGCTCTGAGCGAGGCAGCTGGCCAGACAGCCCAGATGTTGGAAAGGATCATTGCTACAGAACaagcaaatgagaaaattaacATCCAGCTACAAGAGCTCAGGCATCATGCAGCCTGTAAACTGGATCTTCAAAAGCTAATGGAGACTTTGGAAGACCAGGAATTAATAGAAAATGTAGAGCTAATTCGCAGTCTGCAACAAGTTATTATTCGTCTATCGGATGAAACCATTGCTTTTCTAGCTGCAGCCACAGAATCGCCAATGGAACTAGATGGTCAAGTTGTCATCAGTCCAGAGACTCGTAGGTCTTCTGATGCGTTCACTGCACAGCATGCTCTACATCAAGCTCAGATGTCTAAGGAACTCGCTGAGTTGAATAAAGCTCTTGCACTGAAAGAGGCCCTAGCTAGGAAGATAACTTTCAGTGGTGGCCAACAACAGCCCACTCAGTGCCAGTACGAGGTTAACATCAAAAGTCTAGAATCAGAAGTCAGCAGTCtgcagaaggaaaaggaacaatTGCTTCTGGAACTTCAGACGGCCAAGAAGGATGTCAACCAGGCAAAGTTGAGTGAACACCGCCGCAAATGTCTACAAGAGCTGGAGACTCAAATAGCTGATTTGAAGAAGAAACTAAATGAACAGTCCAAGCTTCTGAAACTGAAAGAGTCCACTGAGAAGACTGTCTCCAAACTGACTCTGGAGATACAGATGATGAAAACCCAGCGAGTACAGTTAATGCGTCAGATGAAGGAAGATGCTGAGAAGTCTAGACAGTGGAAGAAACAAAAGGACAAAGAAGTAATCCAGTTAAAAGAACAAGACCGTAAAAGGCGATACGAACTGCTCAGACTTGAAAGAGACTTCCAGAAACAGTCCAATGTGCTCAGGCGGAAAACTGAAGAGGCAGCAGCTGCCAACAAGCGCCTCAAGGATGCCCTCCAAAAGCAACAGGAAGCCGCAGATAAACGGAAAGAAACCCAGAGCCGTGGAACAGAAGGCACAGAAGCACGAGTGAAGAACTGGCTTAGAAATGAAATTGAAGTTATGGTCAGTACCAAGGAAGTCAAACGCCATCTGAATGACCTTCTTGAAGAGCGAAAGCTCCTAGCCCTGGATGTGGGTCAacttaaagaaaacaaggaacCTGGGGAGAACCCACCCACTAAGCTCCAGAGAAGCACATTCACTAGTGATGAAGTATGTGGTCATGTTTCAGAGCCAGAGGATTCTATGACAAAGCAGATTAAAAGCCTAGAGTCTGAAATGGAACTCAGAAGTGCTCAGATTGCTGACCTACAGCAAAAGCTCTTGGATGCAGAAAGTGAAGACAGGTCAAAACGACACTGGGAGAATATTGCTACTATTCTGGAAGCCAAATGTGCCGTAAAATATTTGGTTGGAGAGCTGGTCTCCTCCAAACTACTGGTCAGTGAGCTTGAAAGCAACCTGAAACAGAGCCAGACTGGCTATTCTAAAATGCAGAAGATGCTGGTTGAGGAGCAGAGTCATGTTGTTGTGGTAGAGACAGAATGGAAAGCTGAGTTGCTCAAGGTAGAGCAAATGCACCAAGAGAAGGTGCTCTACCTTCTCAGTCAGCTACAGCAAAGccaaagagcagagaagcagctGGAGGTGTCGATCAGTGGAaaggagcagcagctgctgaAGACACTGCAGAGTCAGGAGGAACAGTTTAGGAAAATGCAAGAAGTGTGTGAACAAAACCAGCAGCTTCTCCAAGAGAATGAAGCCATCAGACAGAAACTGATTCTTCTTCAAGGTGCCAAAGGCCAGAAATTCCATCTTCCCAAGGATGGCCTTCAATCTTCAGATTCTTCCTTTGACTACATCCCACCTCCACCCAAACCATCCCGTGTTGGAGACAAGTTCCTGGAACAGAGCATAGACATTGAGTATCTAACGTATCATTCAGAGCATTCTGCAAATGAATCTAAAGATAGTGATGCTGCTGATGATGAGTGGAAACCAAGGAAACTGGCTAAAGTGTCCAGGAAGACCATCCCAGAGTGTTCCTGCAGGGGATGGTGCAGTAACAAACACTGTGGGTGCAGGAAACAAGGTTTGGACTGCAGTGTGGCCTGTGGCTGTGACCCCAGGAAGTGCCGGAACCGCCAGCAAGAACAAGATAGCTTGGGCACTATTGAGTGGAACCAGGATTCTGAAAGCTCCTTCAAACTGGAGGATCCTACAGAGGTGACCCCAGGACTGAGCTTCTTCAATCCTGTCTGTGCCACTCCCAATACCAAGATCCTAAAAGAGATGAGTGATATGGATCAGGTTTTGTTAAGGAAGACTGCTCTTGCCGTTTCCTTAGACCTCCCAGACACAAAACACAGGGCAACAGAATCCCAAGAAAATAAGGccacaggaaagaagaagaaacgaGCTCTGGCTAGCAATAGCAGCTTCTTCTCTGGCTGCTCTCCTACCAAAGAAGAGGCCCACTGAGAGTGTAGTCAGCTCTTTTCTTCATCTGCCCTGGTAGACACTTTCAAGGAGAGGCTTGTTTCTAATGACTTccctggatttttgttttcttgctattGAGAAAAAGGGACACAGTGTTCCTCAAAGAAAGAGGTCCTCTGTTGAGTGTTGTCTTTAGACCCTCATTCAGGACCACTATTTTCTTCTTAAGAATTGAAGCTAGCTGCAGAAGACCCAGGGACACTTCAGGAACCAATCCTTACTCAATGCAGCTCTTTCTTTGTGGTCACTCAATGCTGTCTGCTCACAGAGGTGGCTTTGACGTCTTCCTGTCTTGAGACTGTCTTAGCTTGAAGGAGAAGCCTGTTCCAGATGGAGGCTGGGCTCGACTCCTTCACCCCACCTCAGGAATTGGGCTGAGATCATTCCTGTCCTAATGTgtctgtattttaaatgttttaataggACCcacaaattgttttcatttttcaatgttAAATAAATCAACCCTAGCTATTCCAAAAATGACTCTTATGTACTGCAGTATGACAAAGTTGTTCAAAGTGCAGAAAGGAAAGCAAAAGCTATAGAATCCTGGAACAAAGATAGGGATAAACCTGTAAGTTCTTGGATCAGGAAATGGTTTTTCTACACATGACACAAAATGTACAAGTCACAAAACTTTTAACTTTTagagtagaagaaaatatttgcaaatcacctATCTTATAAGTGAGCTGTACCTGGAATATATAAATATCTGTGACAATTTATCAATGTAAACAGAAACCCTGATAACATTGGGCAAGGAATCGGAATAACCCTTTCCCCTAAGAAGAATTTCAAGTGACCAAAAAAGCCCAAGAAGTGATAGACAGCATTAAAGACATGCAAATCCAAACCATGATGAGGTAGCCTTTTATATATTCTTGGAGATTATAATAACCATTGGTGAGGATGTAGACAAATTGTGACCAAGTAGTCAGgggtaggaaaaaaaagaaaaagagcagtgCCACCTTGGGAAACAGTTCCTCACCATATAGCCCTACAATCCCATTCCTGGCTATGTAccccaaataaatgaaaacctatttccacaaaaaaatcataaacacaGCAGCAGCAGTTATAAGAGCCACAGATAGAAAGAAGTCCAATATTCACCTGATCGATAAACAAAATGTACTATGTCTACAGTAGAATATTACTTACCCATAGAAAGAACAAAGCATCGACATTTCCTTTGCTGTGTATACAGCTTGAGCACTTTATGAAAACTGAAATAGGCAGTTACCAATACTAGGTATTGTATTGTATTTACATGGGCTATGCAGAATTAGACAATCtatgaagagggagagagaatatgagcAGAATAGTGGTTGCTTAGGGCTGAAGAATTGGAAAAATGAGGAGTGACTGTTAATGACTTCATGTCTTTCAAGATGATGAAATGTCCTGGAATTATATACTAGTGAGTCTGTAAAACTCTGAATATACTAAAAACCAATGAACTATAGACTTTCAGTGGGTGAGTTGAATGGTATGTGAATTTATCTTGATAAATTGGTTTAAAATTAAGGTACAATTTTTATGGATGGTAGAGATCAACTCTAATTCACAGCCTTTTGACTGCCACTGAAAATGCTGGAAGAAATCGAAGCTAGCAGAAATGATGTCAGATCTTCAGAAGCAATAGAAATAAATTGCTTCAAATACATTTCTTctaagtgatttattttttaaagggggggggcagagaaaGGGTTTTGTCTGtatttgaggctggccttgaacttacagcaatcctcatgtctctacttcctgagtgctggaattataggcatgtgccattataCCTGACTAATTTGTTttatcatcatcactaccaccatcatattttttaatatgttctaGTTACTTGAAAAAAATGTGACTCTTTAATTAACAACTTAAATCATACTGTATTATTGGATTTAAAACATTTGTAGAGATACATTATTGGATTTTCCAGCTTATAAAAAGGCATCCAACCAGAAAGAGTATATTTCTCAACAATATAACATAGAATTAAATTCAATATAATCACCAGAGatatggtggtggcacacacctttaatcccagcactcaggaggcagaggcaggcggatctctgtgagttcgaggccagcctgggctacagagtgagtccaggaaaggcgcaaagctacacagagaaaccctgtctcgaaaaacaaacaaacaaacaaacaaacaagtaaataaataaataaataaataaataaattaccagTGGAAAAGTGGAAGTTATCATGGTATGTCCTATTCATGACTATCAGGTTGGGAGCAAGGGCTGCTCATGTTAAGAACACTTAAAACTGCCtttgaagtgtttttgtttttatttccaaagaaaCAGTAGACTTtctttaggaaagaaagaaatataacaaGCAATGAGAATCTGTAGATGATTGGGACTTCCAGCTCagaaatgacatggagacttattattaattatgaaagctttgcCTATATCCTAGGCTTGTCCCAggagctcttataacttaaagtaatccatttatattaatctatcttttgccttgttgcttttacctctcttccatcttagcttgtggcttttacctctccttcttcatgtcttgcttcttctctgtctcctctggcatctctcctgTGCCTATATTCAcctctttttcatttctctctgcctggaagtcccacctgacctcttcttgcctagctattgtccattcagctctttattaaaccaaccagaaggcaccttggcaaagatccATCTTCAtattgtacaaaaagattatcccacaacatttccccctttttgcctttttttgtgCACACTGCACTTGCCAGctaaagattattatttttttgtttgagcaggtaaaaggcatctgttaactttatctTTGTTTGGACATTATAATTAAACTGTTGTATAAATCTCTATCCataccatatgaaaggatggcatgtaataaatCATGAGGATTCTGTAGCCaataagatttatcatgtcttgTTCAGTCTCAGAACTGTTCCTATACAGAGGGATCAGCATACATttcacctgtcttgtagtcttTTTTGTCTTTCTCCCTCATGTCTGTAGCCAGTATTTTCAGGGGATCTCCCACAATCAAACCTGATTTCTATCAACCTTGAATGAAGTCacagccttttattttctgtggattcaaaggcataacctcttccccaaagcaatacattttctgacttaCATTTGAAAGTGCAGGCTTTCCTAAAGTTTCTAGGCAGtttatttcattattcattcatcccTCTTACAAttccatgtctctcagcagctgtcattctctcatcagcaatcaaaaaaattaaatgtcaacAAGACACCATACAGGACCCAGTCTCCCcatgtattttccttctttatgtggcttatccttttcatattattttattctctttaaagtttttattttttataaactattttatgaaTGTCTAAACtcattttctttcccccttttaagcctatgcatatttttaaaacatattgtaacctatttagaattttttcccatctggatctgtctttattgAGCACCTGCAGCGTTCTCTGACTGCacaagacaaatcttaaactgccatgTCAGCTGCTGCATGGTTCAGCTCAGCACATGTTACTAGTGCCTGACACAGGTATCTAGCTCTAGCCCACAGACAGCAGCCAGTAGCTGCAACTCTGCATGCTGGGTACCAGCCCACCTGAGAGATTGCAGGACTAGAAAGCCAAATCTGGCTCCTTGTtcagaacttttcttagctttctcagtcCCTGTGTTTGGATATTTGAGCCCTCTCATTGGAATTCATATGTAGATGAACTTTCTCATTGTCACCACCATCTCACAAAAACTGAtatggagacttgttattaattatgaaagtgctgcctacagcttaggcttgtcccaggagctcttataacttaaattaacccatttatatcaatctgtgttttgcctccggctttttacctctcttccatcttggctcatgtcctgcttcctctccatctcctctggcatATCTCCCACACCTtgattcatctcctcttcttttctctctgcccagaagtctcacataacctcttcctgcctacatattggccattcagctctttattaaaccaatcagaaggcatcttggcaaagatacatcttcacagtgtacagaaggattattccccAACAAGAATTTGATATGGAGAAGCATTTTACAATAACTTATTAGTGAGAagaaatttttgaaaaacaattaCTGATAAAGACTGTTATCTTTAGTGATTTTTATCTCCAGTGGGGGAAACCTATTTTTACAAGCATGTCCTCAGAGTTCAGTAACTTATTAATTAAGTATCCTAGGTTTTTCACTTTATTCTTATGAGGATGTTCTTAGGCATAAAATGGTAAGTCTATATTTTTCATAATCatgaaaaatgattttgaaatggATGTGGAAACATCACACCATGAAtgcctaatttttaaaatttttctttattaagaaattttctactcactccacatactatccacatgtcccccctcctccctcctcccaccccccagctctctttcccaagccaccctgcattcccacatcccccaaattgaggtctcccatggggagtcagcagagaccagcacactgagcctaggcaggtccaagcccctttccactgcaccaaggctgtgcaaggcatcacacctcAGGCACCGGATTCCTAGAAGCCTGcccatgtggtggtaatctaattgtattgaaatattattttgatttgtactgaaatattaatttgattgtatgttaataaataaagttgtctgggggtcagagctattagagccatagcaagagtgtggcggtggtggcacacgcctttaatcccatagatatctgtgtgttcagggtcagagctattagagccatagcaagagtgtggcggtggtggcacacgcctttaatcccataagatctctgtgtgttcagggatacagccagcattggagacatatgcctttaagacctagggggctgtacattcagacagtgacgaggcagtcatgtgtttgggtttacaaccaatgagaaggcagaacaacatactttaaaaatatgaaccgagaggaagtaggtctcttttcgcgaagctgggacagcaggaggaagggtgagattttagctctgagctctgacctctcggctttctcttttacattgtttctgtgtttcttatttaataagacggttggttacatctacatctggcgcccaacgtgacaagaatccattaaaaactgcttggcttggcggcaggtccgctttcccgcaagggcggcaggcggcccgcggcggcggcggcggcggcggcggcagcggcggcacacggcggccggcggcgatcggcttcttagtccgagctgctggcgtcctagtccgggtagcaacttctagcccgggcctaggtctgtgagcagcttgcctaaagccggtgctacaaacaactcagacctgccctgccgaacagggccctgcctgtaaagccaacgcacgtggtcggagcttaaggaagccagacccaagccttgactcggcacaagagggaacacgtggctgcatttaagctttagccggctacgctttcttgtgcgttctctctttcctctctctctctctctctctctctctctctctctctctctctctctctggatttacacctgggacactaggtggctgctttgaaaatcccctcggatttctactgttctacgcagatttggtaagtcataatatatcagatattttaaaggaaactatctaaaagagaatttttttccacattaaaaaacaaatgggttttatgtgtacattggaagaaaattggtttttgttcgaaattttaggcagtctggcaatggaacaactatataatattagtattggtggaattatgcacctcatcactataataatccacattttaatatttaaaaagatagtcaatttaagtgccaggataacagcattagaagaacttgttaaacctgtaaaaattcagacagaagaaattaacagtgaagttgtttcaagtcgggatcataaggttgcagaaagaaggcctgttttcacacagtcacccttaatttatcctgtaacagtacagcagatgcctgatcaaatggctacacaaaatacttgggctccaattgaaatgttggatttaaaaaggtttaaggaggcaatagtatcttatggcatgcattccccatatgtaaagcaaatgttaaacacttggtcaacatataataggatagtaccacaggactggcgggacctcgcacaaggtgttctggaacccagccagagacttcaatttctgacttggtttaaggaggaggctaaaaacatagaaaaacaatggagggataaaggagtacaagtttgccaggatcagcttatgggcgaaggccaatatgcttcagcacaagcacaatgtttatatgatgtccaaaccctaattttatgtcgaacggcagccttgaatgcatgggacaaagttgaggaaccaggaaaaaaatctgagtcatttacaaaggtgaagcaaggcccaaaagagtcttttacagattttttacaaagactggcttcagcagtaaagagaacggtctcggattcagaagctggtaaggcaataattgaatctttggcctttgagaatgcgaatgcagcatgcaaaagaataatcaggccattaagggcaagatctgcacctatggaagattggattagagaaacaattaatgttgaagctgatgagcatgatgatacatgggtaggagaagtaatttcaaaaggtttgaggagtgttagatgttttggatgtggaaagcaaggacatttgaaaagggactgtagacaggtcatttccagaaacaatgtttcttcaaggaacaatggcaacagaatgccccttccttctggagtatgcagaaggtgtggtaagggaaaacactggaccaatgaatgtagatcaacaaaggacagacagggtaatcctttgcctcagtcttcgggaaactcccagaggggcctcaggcaggcccccagtgcaaatccagttcaaacctttccggcagccatagaggaaatgcctgctctggagagcgattaaataaccaaatgcctattggaataaatcatgctggtcagaatgatgaaacagagagaatagaaaattcaggagaaaacataaagaaatttttttggcaaacttctattaatgaacaaagaccaaaattaacgataaaaataaatggtgttttgttgtctggtctggtagacacaggtgcggacgttaccataattgcaccagaattttggcatccaacttggcctcttcaggaggtaaacgttcaactgttaggaattgggacattatctcaggtgaaacagagtgcaagatggctcgaatgtataggtccagaaggacagagaggaaaattaaaaccatatgtggctaacataactatgaacctgtggggtcgagacttgttgcaacaatggaatactcagattaacatccctccaatctcagaaacaaatcataaactagcacatgttactgagagaaatattagaagatattgttctaatgagtggtcaccagccatccatattatacaagaacagggcacaataactgatgatcttccaaagacaccaacagctctacctttaaaatggttaacagacaagcctgtatgggtccagcaatggcctttaacaacagagaaactccaggctttagaagagctggtagaagaacagttaaatgctcagcatattgaagaatcaaccagcccttggaattctcctgtatttgttattaaaaagaaatctggtaaatggagaatggtaacagaccttagggcaattaacaaagtaattcagccaatgggttctctacaatctgggatgcctttgcctactctgttaccaaaaggatggcctctcatagttattgatttaaaagactgtttcttttcaatacccttacaagaaaaagacagagaaagatttgcttttacagtgcctacttataataattctcaaccggttaaaagatttcaatggagggtcctcccacagggaatgttgaatagcccaactctgtgccaatattttgtacaacagccattggaagtgatacgtaaaaaatttcctaaatctataatttatcattatatggacgatattttactagctgactcaaatgcagatactttagaaataatgtttgaagaagtaaagaaaattttgcctcgctggggattacaaattgctcctgaaaagatacaaagaggagattctattaattatttaggatataaaatagagctacaaaaaattagaccccaaaaggtgcaaattcggagagatagactacagactcttaatgactttcaaagattatttggagatatttctcatctacgaactattgttggggtaaaaaatgatgaactgactaatttgttcaaaaccttagaaggtgacaaggacttaaatagtccaagagaattatcacctgaagctgagaaagaattagccttggtagaaaagaaagtgcatgaaggacacgtgaatcgtattgatccaaaactggattgcattttggttatcttaccttctaggcgttctcctactggaatattaatgcagagggaagatattatattggaatggatatttttaccaaataaaccaaataaaaaattaaaaacttatgtggaaaaaatctctgacttgatttacaaaggaaaaatgagacttcgtcaattagcaggcatagacccagcagaaattgtcgtaccattaactaaggaggacattgaaaaattatggacagaaagtgaaccttggcaaagagcttgcagtaattttttgggagaaattaacagcaaatatcccaaaagcaatagaattgatcttataaagagagctgattggatcttgcctcgaattgtacggcaaaaacccatatctggagttcgtacattttatacagatgccaacaaagaaggaaaggcaggttacaaatcagaaaatttaagtaaagtggttcaaagtccgtataattcagttcaaaaatcagaattgtatgctattctgttggtattaatggatttttcagaacctctcaacatagtaactgactctcagtatgctgaaagagtggtgttacatattgagactgcagaatttatccctgatgcttcagaattaacttcactatttattcaattacaagatacaatcaggaaaaggaatcatcctttatatataactcacattcgatcccatactggtctgccaggccctctagcacaaggcaatgatgagattgataaattattgataggaaatgtgctggaggcctcagaatttcataaaaaacatcacgttaatagtaaaggtttaaaaaaggatttttccataacctggcaacaagccaaagaaatagtaaagaaatgtcctacttgttccttctacaatcagacgccattaccagcaggatgtaacccaaagggtactcagagaaatgaaatctggcagatggacgtgtttcactttgcagaatttggaaaattgaaatatgtacaccacactatcgatacttattcaggatttcaatgggcaactgctttgagttctgaaaaagctgattctgtaatcactcatttgctagaagttatggccatcatgggtatacctgcacaaatcaaaactgacaatgctccatcatatgtctctgttaaaatgaaacagttttttgcttattacaatataaagcatattacaggcataccacataatcctacaggtcaagcagttatagaaagatcaaacagaactctaaaggatatgctaaataaacagaaatgggtaacaaaaacccccagaaatagactgcataatgctcttctaactttgaattttctgaatgccaatgagaaaggaacaacagctgcagagagacattggataatagaaaaaactacagaattaaatcagcctatatactttaaggatgtgctgacctcagaatggaaaccagggtatgtattacattggggacgtggttttgcttttgtttctacaggagaagataagctgtgggtaccatcaaaattgataaaggttcgatttgaacaagagagacctcttaattagaggaggtgatagttcatcaaccagcatgaacatccaatttaaactaacttgtatcaataaaacatgccttttcatttcatcagataataacttgccaaaaaggaacatccccaaaattagtcttggggaaaggtttttgtttttgtcttttaggagaatgaaggttaaggaatctgaagaacactggacaaatgagacaactgaagaaaagggacaaatcatctatcccaagaaacagagtgaaacggtgtatgggtatatattatctaaaaaaattttatgtcttcctaaatgtttgtttctgcttttctctaaagatttaacactcttggtcttctaacagtcccagttcaattaaaatttaaagctgactttggagttggagaatggctctctccttctttaaaatcaagcatgttgttaaaaggaaaatgcaaactccctgtatcatgccagaataagagccatttctgctatggtacaggacaaaagcaaaattaattaagggactattctatt includes:
- the LOC102908705 gene encoding chromosome-associated kinesin KIF4A-like, producing MKEEVKGIPVRVALRCRPLVPKEIGEGCQMCLSFVPGKPQVVIGTDKSFTYDFVFDPFTEQEEVFNTAVAPLIKGIFKGYNATVLAYGQTGSGKTYSMGGAYNADQDNEPTIGVIPRVIQLLFKEMDGEKDSEFTLRVSYLEIYNEEILDLLCSPCEKASQIHIREDPKAGIKIVGLTEKTVSAASDMVSCLEQGNSSRTVAATAMNSQSSRSHAIFTISIRQRKKTDKNSSFHSKLCLVDLAGSERQKKTKAEGDRLKEGIHINRGLLCLGNVISALGDGKKGSFVPYRDSKLTRLLQDSLGGNSHTLMIACVSPADSSLEETLNTLRYADRARKIKNKPVINTDPQMAELNHLKYQVQQLQVLLLQARGGSLPGSINAEPSETLQSLMEKNQSLIEENEKLSHALSEAAGQTAQMLERIIATEQANEKINIQLQELRHHAACKLDLQKLMETLEDQELIENVELIRSLQQVIIRLSDETIAFLAAATESPMELDGQVVISPETRRSSDAFTAQHALHQAQMSKELAELNKALALKEALARKITFSGGQQQPTQCQYEVNIKSLESEVSSLQKEKEQLLLELQTAKKDVNQAKLSEHRRKCLQELETQIADLKKKLNEQSKLLKLKESTEKTVSKLTLEIQMMKTQRVQLMRQMKEDAEKSRQWKKQKDKEVIQLKEQDRKRRYELLRLERDFQKQSNVLRRKTEEAAAANKRLKDALQKQQEAADKRKETQSRGTEGTEARVKNWLRNEIEVMVSTKEVKRHLNDLLEERKLLALDVGQLKENKEPGENPPTKLQRSTFTSDEVCGHVSEPEDSMTKQIKSLESEMELRSAQIADLQQKLLDAESEDRSKRHWENIATILEAKCAVKYLVGELVSSKLLVSELESNLKQSQTGYSKMQKMLVEEQSHVVVVETEWKAELLKVEQMHQEKVLYLLSQLQQSQRAEKQLEVSISGKEQQLLKTLQSQEEQFRKMQEVCEQNQQLLQENEAIRQKLILLQGAKGQKFHLPKDGLQSSDSSFDYIPPPPKPSRVGDKFLEQSIDIEYLTYHSEHSANESKDSDAADDEWKPRKLAKVSRKTIPECSCRGWCSNKHCGCRKQGLDCSVACGCDPRKCRNRQQEQDSLGTIEWNQDSESSFKLEDPTEVTPGLSFFNPVCATPNTKILKEMSDMDQVLLRKTALAVSLDLPDTKHRATESQENKATGKKKKRALASNSSFFSGCSPTKEEAH